GAGGAAAACGCCTTCATCCGCCCTTCCCCCTCCGGCGGCTCTTTGGGCGGCGTAGCCCGGAAAACGCGTGAAACCATGATTGCATGCGAAGCCGCGGGCTTTGACATTATTCTCATTGAAACCGTGGGGGTCGGCCAGTCGGAAACTACGGTGCGCTCCATGGTGGACATATTCATGCTCCTGCTCATCACCGGAGCCGGAGACGATCTCCAGGGAATCAAGCGGGGCATTATGGAACTCGCGGATATCCTGGTAGTTACCAAGGATGACGGCGACAACCGCCAACGCGCCGCAGCCCACTGCCAGGAACTGAAAATGGTGCTTCACTACCTGCAAAGCCCCACTCCCGGCTGGACGCCCTCCGTCCTCACCTGTTCCTCCCTGGAGGGACGCGGTCTGGACACCATTGAAGAAACGCTCTTCCGCTTCCGGGACAGCATGAAGGAATCCGGATTCTGGTACAACCGCCGCCGGAGCCAGTCCCTCTCATGGGTGCAGGCCCTGGTGCATGAAGCCCTGCTCACCGCCTTTGAACAGCACCCCGCCGTAGCGTCCCGCATGCCTATTCTGGAAAACATGGTGGCGGGGGACAAGATGGACCCCGTTTCCGCCGCACACGACCTGCTGAGCCACTTCACTTATCCAGCGCCCGGACATTAAAGAAATCTTCAAGCACCCTGGCGTAAACTTCCTTTTTAAACTCCGGCAGCCACTCCAGCTTAAATTCGGCCGGGGTTATCCATTGATAGGCGCAAAACTCCCGATTGTCCAGGTCGGGGGCCGGAGCGTCCGCATGCAGCCGGCACAGGAAATATTCCTGCTCCTGCCCCACAAAAGGCTGCCGCCGCTTTTCACGGACATACTCCAGCACCTCCGGCGGATAATCGTAACGATACCCTTTCCGGGATTCCACAATATCATACTGGGTCGGTAAAAACCCCACTTCCTCTCTAATCTCGCGCCGCACGGCATCCAAAGCCGTTTCCCCCGGGTCAATCCCGCCCTGGGGAAACTGCCAGGCCCCTTTCTGCCCGGAACGCTCGCAAATCAATAATTTCCCGTCCTGCCGGACCATCATCCCCGCAACATTCGGACGATACAATCTTTCCATGCCTTGTTCATTAACATAACCTTTTCCGCATTTCCAGCCATGTTCTTCCATAAGCCTGTTGAAAACGGGCAAAAAATCCTTTTACAGATTTTTTCCCCCTCCTTCCAGGCGGCCCGGACATCATCCACCTTCCATCAGAAAAATAAAGACGGAAAATGTTCCGTTTGCAGCGGGAATGCCGTCCAATCAGCTAAAAATTTTAGTAATCAGATATTAACATCCTCCCTTTTTTCGAACATTGTTCTTTATTGGCAAGTCTATTGTTTTCACATAGTAAACTCCGGGAAGCAGGCCTCCCTTTTATTTTTCGCGCATTCCATTAATAAAGCTCCGATATGATCATAAAAATAAACTGTTTGGCCACCGCGCTTCTGGCAATGTCCGTATGGGGAGGCGGAGTGTACGGAGCAAACAAAAATGACCCTCACAGCACGCAAGATGCGGAACAAGGCCCCAAAGACAAACCGGATGCGCGGAGCATTTCCCGTTCCAATGCCAGAAGAGCGCTGTTTGAAGTCACGAAAGGAATTTACCAGATTCACGGGAACGGTTTTCCGAACATAACTATTATGGAGGGACAGGAAGGCATCATGATCATTACCCCTTTCGTCCCGGAAGAAATTATGACCGAAAGTCTTAACCTTTACTACCGGAAAGCGGGAAAACGGATTGTCAAAGCCATCGTCCATACACACCCCCATATCGACCATTTTGCCCATGCCAGAAGAGTGACATCCGGGCAGAACATCAATTCCAAAGGAACGCAGATACCGATACAGGGAAACTCTCCGCAAAAAGCCATCCCGGAAAAGGCTCATGCGGGCAATACCATGAAAAAAAATTCTGCCCGCAGGGAGGCCGCTCCTTTTGATAAAACGGTAAAAAGCGCCCTGCATTCCGGCAGGGGCGCCGCTGATTCCGGTAAAATCATTACAGCGTTCCCGCCTGCCGGGACTACCGCCAAGACAGGTGGAACAGTAAGGATAGACGGCATAGAAGTGGAATTCATGACGGTTCCCGGAATGGGAGCCTCTCCTGCCGCACTAATGTATTTTCCACAATTCAAGGCGCTTTTTTATGGAGAAGACACGGCAAGGGCCATGCATGATATTTGCACTCTGGGAGTATCCAAAATAAGGGACGCAAAAAACCGGTGGAAAGCTCTTGATCAAGCCATTCAGCGTTATGAAGACAAAATAGAAATTTTATTCGCGCAACATCATCGGCCCAGAATGGGAAAAGAAAATATTAAACGGTTCCTGGCCAGGGAATGCCGCAGCTGCAAATACATGCATGACCGGATATTGAATCTGGTCAGCAAAGGGTATTCTCCCGCAGAGATTGCGGAAAAAATCAATCCGATGCCGGAAGACGGCAGAATCAAGATTAGCTCTCCGGAAATCACCGGGCAAAAGGACTATCGTCAAGACGCCGAGGCATCAAGGCACGTTATGTTTGCCAATCTAAAAAGCGGCAACATAAGGAATCTTGCAGGAAATATGTTGAAACAATTCGGTTATCAAACGGAGTCCTTATTCCGAAACAATGAACTTCTCGTCAATGCCGGGGAACCGGGAAGCGGTCTGCTTAAAAATTCCCGCGAACTCGTCTTGACGGACACGTTATCTGCCCTGACTCCTGAACTGCTGTTCGACTACCTGGGCGTCAGCCTGAATAGCGAAAAGACCAAAGGGAAAAAGCTGGCTTTCAACTGGATTGCCCAAAATGGAAAACCATACGGTTTCTGGATTGAAAACGAAGTACTGATGTACCGCGAAGGAAAACCGGTCAAACACCCCGACGCAGTCATTACCGGAGACAAACTCCACTTTGCCCTGGTTGCCACGCGCGCAATGCCCTTAAAGACGGCGCTGGACAAAGGCATGATTAAAATTGAAGGCAATACGGATAAATTCAGGGAACTGCTCGGATGCATGGATAAGTTCCATGGGAACTTCCATATCATAGTTCCCTGAGCTCATTACCTCTTGAAGAGTACCGGCATTATTTTTCTCAACATCATTAACCGTATCAGCAAATATTGTTCAAACGGCCATGCCTTCCGGCGCAGGAAAGCAATTGAAACAAGGAATGACTATTTCTCAAGGGCTAAACATATTCTCTCCCCGCAACATTCAACGATTTTTCTTCCCATAGGGTAAGGGCTAATATTAAATGGAAATCATGAAACGTTTTTTCCTTCCTGTTTTAGCGCTACTTATTTGTGCAGCCGCACCTCTTTCCGCCCAGGCCAGGAAAGGAGCCGCCACCCCTTCCACGGACGACTACAACCAGAGCCAGTTCTGGATAGGCAATTTTCCGGAGGGGCAGTATGTGGTGCATCTCAGCCGGATTGTAGCGGTGGCGCAGCATAAGTATATTCTGGACAATGCCTGCATGGTGTATGAAGTGACGCTGATTACTCTGGGGAATACGCCCACCAAGTTTTATTATCTGGAAACGCTGGGGCAACATTCCGGCATCAACGCCATCAAGAATGTGACTGACCGGGCGAAGGAACTAGGGGCCGGCGCCGTCAACCGGGCGACGGGAGGAAGCATTGACCCGGATACAACCGTCGCAAAGATTTACCCGAATACGAATACCGTGGAATTCCGTGTAGCTACCCTGGAACAGCTCAATAAAATGTATGCCTCTCTGCTCAAGGCGTGGCAGGACGGGAAAGGGAGGACGTTCAAACCCTGAAGGCCTGAATCAGTGATTAAAGCGTAGCTAAGCATGGTCTGATTTCAATCCGCGGCAAGTACGGATTTTTTAATCATCTTTCCTCACTGCTAAATATATTTCCTCTCCATCATGCGGGCCTTCAGAGGATCCGCAGAATAGAGGTGGGTAAGGCCGATCGCCAGAGCGTCGGCGGCATCGGATTCCGGCGTTTCCCGGAGTTCCAAAAGAGCCCGCACCATAAAGGCGACCTGCGTTTTTTGAGCGGCTCCGCGCCCCACGACGGAAAGTTTCACGCTTTTGGGGGAGTACTCCATGATACGCAGCCCGGCTTCCGCCGCGGCAATGACCACGGCCGCCTTGGCCGCGCCCATCGTGATGGCCGTCTGATGAGACTGGACATAGATGATGCGCTCCACCGCCATTTCATCCGGGTTCCATTTGTCAATGAGGTTGCCCAAATGCTGCTTGATGGCAAGCAGACAGCCGGACTGGGACACGCTCCGGGGAATGGAGAGCGTTCCATAGTCCAGCGCGCGCGCCCGTCGGTAGTCGCCCTCCACCACGGCATAACCCGTGTTGCGGATGGCCGGGTCTATGGCAAGAATGCGCATGGGATGATCTTCATTCCATCAGAGAGAAACATCATGTTTCCCCCTCCTTAGCGCCTGCGGCGCTTGGGGCCCGCGGGTTTGGGCTTGCGGACGGATTTGACGGGCTTGTCTTCCAACAGGGCGGTGTACGTGTAATTGAACCCGTCCAGTTTTTTGCGCTCAATGGGTTTCCCGATGAAATTTTCCACAGCCGTGGCAAAGTCCAGTTCATCCGCAGTCATGATCGTGAACGCATCCCCTGAAGCTTCCGCGCGGCCGGTACGGCCGATGCGGTGCACATAGTCTTCCGCATTTTCCGGAACGCGGTAGTTGATGACGTGGGTCACGCCGCTGATGTCAATGCCGCGCGCCGCCACATCCGTAGCCACCAGAATATCGTATTTTCCGCTCTTGAATCCCTTAAGCGCCTCCATGCGCTCTTTCTGGGGAATGTCGGAGTGCATGACGGCCACTTCCCCGCGGTAACCATGATGCTTGAGCATGCCGCATACCGCGTCCGCCTCCTTGCGGGTGCGGGTAAAGATCATGACGGAACGGAAATCCGTTCCCTTGAGCAGGGCCAGCAGCAGCTCATCCCGCTGATCCAGAGCCACCGGATAAAAGGCGTGGCTGATGGTGGCGGCCACTTCACGCCGGGCGATGGTGACTTCCGCGGGGTCCGTCAGGCACCATTTGGCAAATCCCGCGATGACCGGAGGCATGGTAGCGGAGAAGAAGAGGGTTTGCCTTCCTTCCCACGGGCAGAGGTTGACGATTTTACGGACAATGGGCAGGAACCCCATGTCCAGCATTCGGTCCACTTCATCCAGAACCAGGGCCTTGACTTCACCGAAGCGCATGGTGCAGCGGTAGAAGTGGTCCACCAGACGGCCGGGGGTGGCCACGACGATGTCCGCTCCTTCTTTCAGGTCTTCCGTCTGCTTTCCGTATCCCACTCCGCCGTACAGCAACGCTACTTTCAATCCAGTGAACTCACCGTATTCGGCAAAGGCTTCCGCTACCTGGTCGGCCAGTTCACGGGTGGGTTCCAGCACCAGTATCTGAGGTTTGCCGATGGGTTGAAGCTTCGTCAGCAGAGGAAGGGCAAAAGCGGCGGTTTTCCCCGTTCCCGTTTGGGAGGCCCCAATGAGGTCCCTGCCTTCCAGAATGATGGGAATGGCCTGCTCCTGAATGGGGGTGGGATGTTCATAACCGCATTTCTCCACCGCCTTCAAGACGGGTTCCGATAAACCTAATTCTGAAAATAACATTGATCTTGTATGCTTGCTAAAGAGTAGAACACGATTCCGCACAGAGGCGCAGGAACCGCGGTCAGGAGATGAACGGATTGGTCAGCAGTTCGTTCTTTACGGTGGTATAAGGCCCGTGTCCCGGGAAAATCATAGTCGTGGCGGGCTGGTTGAGCACTTTCTTTTCAATGCCCTGTTTCAGCAGGCGCAGGTTTCCTCCCGGGAGGTCCGTCCGCCCGATGGAGCCGGCAAAAATGACGTCACCAGTAAACATGATTCCTTCATCCGGCAAATCGTAAACAATGCTGTCCGGAGAATGGCCGGGCACCTGGTGGAGATGCCACAACAGGCCGCCCCAGTTCGCCGTGTGAATGTCCGGAGTGAGTACTTCATCCACCACAAACGGCTGGACGTTGAGGGGAAGCCCCCAGGCGTCGCGGGCCATTTTTTCCAGCGTCAGGCTTTCATTGTAGGGCTGCCCGGCATGAATGCGGCAGTCGAAAATCTGGCGCATGCGGCAGGCGTCCTCCACATGGTCAAAATGCTGGTGGGTAATGAGAAGGTCCGTGATGATGATATCGGGCTTTTTGGAATAGATCCAGTCCGCGAAACCGGACGGAGCATCCACAGCCACGTAAGTGTTATCCCTCGTTTTGAAGAGGTAACCATTACAGGAAGCCACTCCACCCGTATAAACGCGAATCCGATCCATGGACAGGGATTGTAGTGAGATCGCCCGGAATATCCAGTATAAAGACGATTCCCTTAAATCGCTTTCTGTCATCTTCCCCTGGAAAAGCCCCTCACATCAGTCTCCAGGGAATGGTGCGTCCGGCATCCATCGGCACCACTTTCTGTCCATGCCCTTCGTAAACGTCCGGCACCGGCATTTCACGCCGCTGCAAACGGACCGTCCTGGCAGGCGGGTTCAGACCGTACAGAGCGCAGGCATGGCCGGAAACAAAGCCCTGCAGCCGGTCCAGGGCTCCGTGTTCGTCAAACAGAGCCGCCAGACGCGGAAGGGCGATGGGAGCCGTGAATACGCCGGCGGCGCATCCGCACGCTTCCTTGGCATGGATGGGATGAGGGGCGGAGTCACTGCCGAACATGAGGCGGGGATGCCCGGCAAGGGCAGCCTGCAGCAGGGCTTCCCGGTCTTCCGGCCTTTTGGCGATCGGCTTGCAGAACAGATGCGGCCTCAGCATGCCTCCGGCCACATCGTCCAAAGTAATCAGAAGGTGCTGGAGGGTTACCGTGGCGGCCAGGTTTTCAAATTCATCCAGCAACCGCACGGCGGCGGCCGTGGTAATGTGTTCCATGCAGATAGTCAGCCGGGGGAAGCGCGTGGCCAAATCACGGTAAACATTCAGGAATTCGGCCTCCCGGTCCATCACGAAGCCGTGGCTTTCTCCATGCACCAGCAGGGGAATATCCATTTCCTGCATGATGGACAGGGTGGCTTCCGCATCCTTCATGGCTTTCACGCCGCCCTCGCTGTTCGTCGTAGCCCCTGCCGGGTACAGCTTGATGCCGAACACCAGTTCCTTGAGCCGGGACAATTCCTTCTCGGAATAGGAACGGAAAAATGCCGTCATGTACGGCTGGAACACATCGCCTCCGCAAGCGTCCAGAACCCGCTGCCGGTAAGCCTGCACCGCATCCGCATCAGCCACCGGAGGCACCAGGTTGGGCATGATGACCGCTCCGGCAAAGGAGGCGGAACTTAACGGGGCGACCAGCTTCAGCATATCTCCGTCCCTCAGGTGAAGATGCATGTCCAGCGGGGAGTGCAGTTCCAGAATCATGCCGATATCATGAGGGAAGATTGCGCCTAAATCAAGCACGCTCCCCCGCCCCGCAGGAAAGCAATTCTCCAACGGGGGGAGAAAAACGGGCATTTCCCCGTAAACCGGAAGGGACGCGGTACGCTTCGCGCTGTTGAGATGAAGTCAAATTCCGCTCCATGCCTCAGAATCCGGGGGCCATCCCGGACGATTTTCCTGAAACGGCAAGCGGAATACGGGAACAGCAACAATCCGGGCACAAAAAAGCCGCCCGGAGGCGGCTGTTTCTTCTGAACAAGGTGGCGAAGCGGACGGGGCTCGAACCCGCGACCTCCAGCGTGACAGGCTGGCGCTCTAACCGAACTGAGCTACCGCTCCATAACCTTGGATGCCGTCCCTGCCTGATGGCGGGGACGTGGAGGCTTATACACGCCTTCATACCCCGGTGACAAGAAAAAAAGACTTTTTTTGCAACTTCTGCAACCGCCGGCGGTTTGTACGGTGAAGAAACCGTAACTTTTCAATTTCCTGATTTATTTCAATACAACAACAAATTCTCAACCTTATTTGTTTTAGTTTGACAACAATTAACCGGTTTTGACATAACACCCCCATGCTTCAGACTGCCACGGATATCACTGCCTCCGTTCACCAATTTGAGACGATTCTTTATCAGTTCAAAAGAGATAACCTGAATGAGGTGGACCAGAATCATTACCAGAAAATCATGGGGCTTTCCGTCCGGCAGATGAACGCCCTGGGCGCCCTGAACCGCCTGATGACCAACCGCCAGGAAGGCATTCCCCTGAAAACGCTCGCCCATTATCTCCGCATGAGCATTCCCTCCACCTCCCTGCTGGTGGACAGCATGGTGAAGAAAGGGCTGTTCGACCGCAAGGAGAATCCCCGCGACAGGCGTTCCCTGTGCATCCGCCTTTCCGAGGAAGGCGAATCCAGGTTCCAGATGCTTTTCAACGGCATGAAGGAAAAACTGGACACCCTGTTCAGCATTCTGTCGCAAGAGGACAAGGAAAATTTCTGCCGCATTGTGGATACCCTCTACAACCACGTTTACAATAAATAATACCACATGAAAAAACACACGCATCATCGGAAGGCGCCCCTCCGCCTGCTGGCCGGCTCCGGCCTGCTTTTTTCTCTGTTTGTTCCGGGTTATTCCCAGGGAGCGCCGGGAAGGGCTGCGGCCAAGCCCAGCACCGTACTCGTCCAGAAAGCCGCCGCTATTGACAGCGCGGTGAACAAAAAGTACATCGGCCAGGTGGAAGCCATTGACCGGGTGGCTGTGCAGCCCCGCGTCTCCGGCAACATCGTAGCCACCCGCTTCCAGGAAGGAAAGGTCGTGAAGAAGGGGGATCTCCTGTTTGAGATTGAGGACACGCGTTACAGGGCGGCTGTGGAGGAAGCGGTAGCCAAAAAGGCCCAGCTTGAAGCCAAACTTCTTTACGCCAAGAATAGTTTTGAACGCTACAACAGGCTGCTGGCCTCCAAATCCGTCTCCATGGACACGGTGGAAAACGCCAAGAGCACCATGCATGCCCTGGAAGCGGAAATCCAGTCCGCAAACGCCGCCATTACGGTAGCGAAGGATAATCTTAATTACACCAGGCTCACGGCCCCCATCACGGGCCGCACGGGCCGCGTCACTTTTTCCACGGGCAATTACATCACCCCCACCTCCGGTTCCCTGGTGACCATTACGGGCATTGATGAGGTATATGTGAAGTTCCCCATCAGCGAACGCGACTTCCTTTCCCTGTTCGGCACCCAGGAACAGATGAAGAAAGATGCCCTGGTGTCCGTCAACCTCGCCAACGGCAAGGCATACGACCAGCCGGGCAGAATTTTCATGACGGACAATACCGTCCAGACGACCACGGACACCCTGAATGTCTGGGCCAAATTCCCCAATCCGGAAGATGAGCTGACGCCCGGCGGCGTAGTCACGGTTAATCTTTCCAAGAAAAACGTGGACCGCTTCCCGGCAGCCAACATCTCTTCCGTGATGCATGATGCGTACAAGAGCTACGTTTACATCGTCAACGACCAGGGCGTCGTGGAACGCCGGGACGTTACGCTGGGCAACACGGTCAATAACGAACAGTGTTTCAGTTCCGGCGTCAAGGAAGGGGAAGTCGTCATCATCGACGGCATGCACAAGGTGCGTCCCGGCGCCAAAGTGAATCCGGTCTATTCCGTCCAAAACTGAGCTACCCATGATTGCGGACCTGTTTATCAAACGCCCCAAATTCGCCATCGTCATCGCCATCCTGATGATGCTGGCGGGCGGCATCTGCCTGAACCAGCTCCCCATTGCGGAGTATCCGGAAATCGCCCCCACCAGCATCAATGTGCAGGCCACCTATACGGGCGCCAGCGCCCAGGTGGTGATGGAGACGCTGGCCTCCCCCATTGAGGAAGAACTCAACGGGCTGGAAAACCTGCTCTATTTCTCCTCCAAGTCGGATAACACCGGCGGCTATTCCCTGTCCCTGACGTTCAAAAGCGGCACGGATTCGGACATCAACATGGTGAACGTTCAAAACGCCTTGAAACGGGTGGAATACAAACTTCCCAGGGAGGTGACGGACCAGGGCATCAAGATCAAGAAACGCTCCTCCGACATCCTGGGCTTCTTCGCCTTCCGGTCCACCAGCATGAGTTCCCTGGAGCTGAACAACTTCGTCAAGACCAGGGTGAAGGATGAGGTCGCCCGCGTACCGGGAATCTCCGCCGTCAACCTGATGCCGGAAAAAAACTACAGCATGCGCATCTGGCTGGACGCCCTGCGCATGTCCGCCCTGAATATCACGCCGGAGGACGTTTCCAACGCCATCAAGGCGCAGAACGTCCAGGCCGCGGCCGGCTCCATCGGCTCGGAAGGGGAAAACAACTTCATCCAATACAAGGTGAACGTCACCGGACGGCTGCAAACCGTGGAGGAATTCAGCAAGATCATCGTCCGCACGGGCCAGGACGGCCACGTTACCCGGCTGGATGACATTGCCCGCATTGAGCTGGGCGCGGAAACCTACACGGGCAGCAGCCGCAACAACGGGGAAGACTCCGTGAACATGGCCGTGTACCGCCTGGACGACGCCAACGCCCTGGAAGCCATGAACGGCGTGAAAAACACGCTGGAGGAACTGGCAAAACGTTTTCCGGAAGGCGTGAGCTACGTCGTGAGCTACGACCCCAC
This region of Akkermansia muciniphila genomic DNA includes:
- the meaB gene encoding methylmalonyl Co-A mutase-associated GTPase MeaB, which encodes MKFARPHRPSVEELAQGVLAGNRALLGRAITLIESNAVRDQESSRALISRLLPHSGNAVRIGITGVPGAGKSSFIEAFGTYLCKKGFKVAVLAIDPSSSVSRGSIMGDKTRMEELSGEENAFIRPSPSGGSLGGVARKTRETMIACEAAGFDIILIETVGVGQSETTVRSMVDIFMLLLITGAGDDLQGIKRGIMELADILVVTKDDGDNRQRAAAHCQELKMVLHYLQSPTPGWTPSVLTCSSLEGRGLDTIEETLFRFRDSMKESGFWYNRRRSQSLSWVQALVHEALLTAFEQHPAVASRMPILENMVAGDKMDPVSAAHDLLSHFTYPAPGH
- a CDS encoding NUDIX domain-containing protein, giving the protein MERLYRPNVAGMMVRQDGKLLICERSGQKGAWQFPQGGIDPGETALDAVRREIREEVGFLPTQYDIVESRKGYRYDYPPEVLEYVREKRRQPFVGQEQEYFLCRLHADAPAPDLDNREFCAYQWITPAEFKLEWLPEFKKEVYARVLEDFFNVRALDK
- a CDS encoding alkyl sulfatase C-terminal domain-containing protein; its protein translation is MIIKINCLATALLAMSVWGGGVYGANKNDPHSTQDAEQGPKDKPDARSISRSNARRALFEVTKGIYQIHGNGFPNITIMEGQEGIMIITPFVPEEIMTESLNLYYRKAGKRIVKAIVHTHPHIDHFAHARRVTSGQNINSKGTQIPIQGNSPQKAIPEKAHAGNTMKKNSARREAAPFDKTVKSALHSGRGAADSGKIITAFPPAGTTAKTGGTVRIDGIEVEFMTVPGMGASPAALMYFPQFKALFYGEDTARAMHDICTLGVSKIRDAKNRWKALDQAIQRYEDKIEILFAQHHRPRMGKENIKRFLARECRSCKYMHDRILNLVSKGYSPAEIAEKINPMPEDGRIKISSPEITGQKDYRQDAEASRHVMFANLKSGNIRNLAGNMLKQFGYQTESLFRNNELLVNAGEPGSGLLKNSRELVLTDTLSALTPELLFDYLGVSLNSEKTKGKKLAFNWIAQNGKPYGFWIENEVLMYREGKPVKHPDAVITGDKLHFALVATRAMPLKTALDKGMIKIEGNTDKFRELLGCMDKFHGNFHIIVP
- the ruvC gene encoding crossover junction endodeoxyribonuclease RuvC encodes the protein MRILAIDPAIRNTGYAVVEGDYRRARALDYGTLSIPRSVSQSGCLLAIKQHLGNLIDKWNPDEMAVERIIYVQSHQTAITMGAAKAAVVIAAAEAGLRIMEYSPKSVKLSVVGRGAAQKTQVAFMVRALLELRETPESDAADALAIGLTHLYSADPLKARMMERKYI
- a CDS encoding DEAD/DEAH box helicase encodes the protein MLFSELGLSEPVLKAVEKCGYEHPTPIQEQAIPIILEGRDLIGASQTGTGKTAAFALPLLTKLQPIGKPQILVLEPTRELADQVAEAFAEYGEFTGLKVALLYGGVGYGKQTEDLKEGADIVVATPGRLVDHFYRCTMRFGEVKALVLDEVDRMLDMGFLPIVRKIVNLCPWEGRQTLFFSATMPPVIAGFAKWCLTDPAEVTIARREVAATISHAFYPVALDQRDELLLALLKGTDFRSVMIFTRTRKEADAVCGMLKHHGYRGEVAVMHSDIPQKERMEALKGFKSGKYDILVATDVAARGIDISGVTHVINYRVPENAEDYVHRIGRTGRAEASGDAFTIMTADELDFATAVENFIGKPIERKKLDGFNYTYTALLEDKPVKSVRKPKPAGPKRRRR
- a CDS encoding MBL fold metallo-hydrolase gives rise to the protein MDRIRVYTGGVASCNGYLFKTRDNTYVAVDAPSGFADWIYSKKPDIIITDLLITHQHFDHVEDACRMRQIFDCRIHAGQPYNESLTLEKMARDAWGLPLNVQPFVVDEVLTPDIHTANWGGLLWHLHQVPGHSPDSIVYDLPDEGIMFTGDVIFAGSIGRTDLPGGNLRLLKQGIEKKVLNQPATTMIFPGHGPYTTVKNELLTNPFIS
- the pyrC gene encoding dihydroorotase encodes the protein MILELHSPLDMHLHLRDGDMLKLVAPLSSASFAGAVIMPNLVPPVADADAVQAYRQRVLDACGGDVFQPYMTAFFRSYSEKELSRLKELVFGIKLYPAGATTNSEGGVKAMKDAEATLSIMQEMDIPLLVHGESHGFVMDREAEFLNVYRDLATRFPRLTICMEHITTAAAVRLLDEFENLAATVTLQHLLITLDDVAGGMLRPHLFCKPIAKRPEDREALLQAALAGHPRLMFGSDSAPHPIHAKEACGCAAGVFTAPIALPRLAALFDEHGALDRLQGFVSGHACALYGLNPPARTVRLQRREMPVPDVYEGHGQKVVPMDAGRTIPWRLM
- a CDS encoding MarR family winged helix-turn-helix transcriptional regulator, with the translated sequence MLQTATDITASVHQFETILYQFKRDNLNEVDQNHYQKIMGLSVRQMNALGALNRLMTNRQEGIPLKTLAHYLRMSIPSTSLLVDSMVKKGLFDRKENPRDRRSLCIRLSEEGESRFQMLFNGMKEKLDTLFSILSQEDKENFCRIVDTLYNHVYNK
- a CDS encoding efflux RND transporter periplasmic adaptor subunit; this translates as MKKHTHHRKAPLRLLAGSGLLFSLFVPGYSQGAPGRAAAKPSTVLVQKAAAIDSAVNKKYIGQVEAIDRVAVQPRVSGNIVATRFQEGKVVKKGDLLFEIEDTRYRAAVEEAVAKKAQLEAKLLYAKNSFERYNRLLASKSVSMDTVENAKSTMHALEAEIQSANAAITVAKDNLNYTRLTAPITGRTGRVTFSTGNYITPTSGSLVTITGIDEVYVKFPISERDFLSLFGTQEQMKKDALVSVNLANGKAYDQPGRIFMTDNTVQTTTDTLNVWAKFPNPEDELTPGGVVTVNLSKKNVDRFPAANISSVMHDAYKSYVYIVNDQGVVERRDVTLGNTVNNEQCFSSGVKEGEVVIIDGMHKVRPGAKVNPVYSVQN